The Kribbella sp. HUAS MG21 genome includes the window TTGGTCAGGCCGGCGGCTTCTACGAGTGTGGCGATTTGGGTTGGGTCGTGGAGGACGTAGTCGAGGTCTACCTCGTGGCCTAGGAGATTGTCGGTGTGGCGGACCTCCTCGCCGGCGTGGAGGGCCAGGACCAGCCAGCCGCCGGGGTCGAGGGGGCGGGTCAGGGCGGCGATCGCGTCGGGGAGTTCGGACGCCGCTAGGTGGATGAGTGAGTACCAGGCGAGGACCGCGGACCAGCCGGAGCTGGCCGGTGGGCGGCCGAGGCGGCGTAGGTCGCCGATCTCGAAGCGCAAGTGCGGGAACCGCCGGCGTCCCTCCGCGACCATCTCCGGCGACACGTCGAGGCCGGTTACGTCGGCGTCCCGGTCGGCGAGGTACGCGGTGACATGCCCGGGGCCCGAGCCGACCTCGACGATCGGGCGGCCGTTGGCGTGGGCAACCACCCGGTCGAGCAGCCAGCGCTCGAACGGCAGCTCGTCGAGCTCGTCCAGCAACTGGTCGGCGTACGTCGTCGCGACCGAGTCGTACGCCGTACGCACGCGGGCGTCGCGCGCCTCGATCCCGTCGGCGATCACGGTGTCGCGGTCGACGGACTCCACCGCGGCGGCCGCTTCGGCTTCGGGGATCGGGCCGAGGAGGTGGATCCAGCGGCGGTCGTGCTGGCCGGCGCGGCGTTCGAGTTCGCGGACGAGCGGCTCGGGGCGTGCGGCCATCCGGCGCAGGCATTCCTCGACGTCGGTGCGGTCGTCGAACTTGTGCAGGCGTTCGGTCCGCGTCCGCAGTTCGCCCGGTGCCTGGGCGCCGCGCAGGAGCAGGACCGTGATCAGCGCGCGTTCGTCGTCCGCGAGTTCGAGCTTCTCGTCGAGGATCTGGTGGTACTTCAACGTCCGCCGGCCGGTGTCGGCCCAGACGATCCGCAAGAGCTCACGGTCCCGCAGGCCGCGGGCTACGCGCTCGACGGTGCCTTGGTCGTAGTCCACGACCGGGTCGCGGTTGCTGGTCTGGTTGCAGGCGGTGCGCAGTGCGTTCGCCGTCAACGGGTACGACGCCGGCACCGTCGCCTGCTTCTCCAGCAAGCTCCCGAGAACCCGCTGCTCCTCGACATCCAACACCGGAAGTCCGCTCACACCGCCGACCTTAGACGCTGCACGGCCGACGGCCGAACACCCTGAGGTCCTGTCTGCTAATCCAACGCCGTCGCGAGGAGATGCTCGGCGGCCTACCCCGTTGAGGCGCTCGGTGGGCCAACCCCGGCTGAGGCGCCCGGGCCAACCCCGGCTGAGATGCCCGGCGGGCCAACCCCGGCTGGGGTGCTTGGTGGGCTAGCCCGGTTGGTAGGTGTCGGGCAGAGTCAGGGGTTCGAAGGCGGTGCCGTTGCAGGTCGGGCAGAGGGCGTCGGCGTGGAGGCCGGAGCCGGCGCACTGGGTGCAGAGGCCGTCGTGCCAGGAATCGCCGGACAGGGCCTGGTGTGGGCGTGGGTAGTGGGTGTCCGGGAGGTAGCACTCGGCGCCGGTGAGGGCGTGGACGCGACCGCAGAGGTCCTTGCCCTGGCCTCGCATGGGTTCGCTCACGGTCGGGATCTCCTGAAACTGCGGGGAATCAGCTGGCTTGCATCCAGGACTGGGTCAGGACGGACTGGGGGTCGGTGGTTGCGGTGAGCACCGGGGTGGTGGACAGCCGCAGGCTGGCTTCCACCTGGGTGTAGAACGTCTCGACCGCGCGGACCAGGTCGTCGGCCTCGCGGGTGGTGACGGCGCGCTCCAGGCCCGCTTCGGCGGCGGCGCGCTGGGAGGCGCCCGCGGCGAAGAACGTCGCCCACTCGCCGAACTCCGGCGCGACCTCGGACAGCAGCACCCAGGCGTTGCGCTGGACCCGGCGGCGGCTGCCCGAGCGCACCGGGCGGGCGCGGACAGCGAGGACCGCGGCCGCGACCCGGAGCGCCGCGACGTGGGCGCTCGAGTAGCGGATCAGGTGGTCGGTGGTCTCGATCGCCTCGGCCAGGGCGGCACGGGCACGGGACAGCTCTCGGCTGGCCGCGCCGGCCGCGGCCGGCGATACCGGTGAAACAGTCATCGGTCGGTCACCCTCTCCAGTTGCCAACGACCCGAGGCCGGGTCGTGGGCGAGATCGAACATCTCCTGCCGTCCGTAGCGTCCGCAGCCCGCTTCTACCCGGAACACCGCGCGCTCCGGTCCCCATTCCGCGTCGAGGACGCCGACGGCCGCCGGGGTGGCGTGTGACAGGGAGGGAAGCGTGGCAGCGGGGCGCGAACGGGGGTTGGCCGCCGCTGCCACGCCGGCTCGGTTGCTGCGGGTGGGACGCGGACCGCGGGCCGCCGAGCAGACCTCGGCGACCGTCGCCGCGTCGATCCGCGCGAGCGAGTCGACCGCGACCCGGCGCTCGGCGTGAGCATCGGTGCGGACGTCAGTGCGGGCGTCGGCGGCCAGGACGGTGCGGTTGGCTTCGGACGGGTCGGCGTGCCGGTGGGTGGCGCGGGGGTCGTGGGTGTGGCCGGTGCCGATCACGCCGCGCTCCCACCAGGCGGCTGTCTCGGTCCAGTGCGAGGTGACGGAGCGGACCCGCCACAGGCGGCCGCGCCAGAGGAACTGGTCGGGGGTCTGCACACCGTCCACGGACACCGAGTGCACCTCGACGGCGTCGTCGAACTCCCACATGTTCCATCGCCTCCTGGGTCCCGAACGTTGCTCCTGATCGACCGGCTCCGGGTCGGCGGCCCGGCGGGCGGGCGCGGGATGGGGGTCGAGGACCATCCCGCTGCCCGGACCGCCGGGGCCACCGGATTCCGATGCGGCCGCAACTCCGCACCGGAGCCGTCCAGCTGTCCGGCTCGCCCCGGGCCGGCCTCCCGACGAAACCGGGACCGAGGCAATCGAACATCTGTTCGAACACTGGAAGCGTATCGTCGCCCGCCGACAGACGTCAACGGGCCGTAATCCCGGCGCGTCGCCGCGGGCGCGCTCCGGCCGCCAGACTGGGAGCACCGGAACGAAGGGACGGACGATGCGGAAACGGACAGCAGGAATCGCCGCGGCGGCGGTCGCCGTCGTGGTGGCAGCGGTGGCGCTGCCGCTCTTCCAGCCGTGGCGGCTGTTCACCGACAAGGTCGTCGACGAGGCGCTGCCCGGCACTGCTCCGATCTCCACGACTTCATCGTCGACGACGCCACCGACAATTTCCGTCGAGCGCCCGACGGCGCCGGCCGCGCGGACCACACCCACGACGACACCCACGACCACGGCGACTGCCACACCCAAGGCAACCGGCCCGAAGGTCCTGCTCAGCGGCACCCTGATCACCCACGAGCACACCACCTCCGGCAAGGTCGCCGTCCTGGCGCTCCCCGACGGCAGCCGGATCCTCCGGATCGAGAACCTCGACACCTCCGACGGCCCCGACCTCAAGGTCTGGCTGACCGACGCGAAGGTGGTCGCCGGCAAGGCGGGCTGGCACGTCTTCGACGACGGCAGCTACCACAACCTCGGCGACCTCAAGGGCAACCACGGCAACCAGAACTACAAGATCCCCGACAGCGTCAAGTTGGAGAACTTCCGCAGCGTCTCGATCTGGTGCGACCGGTTCAACGTTTCGTTCGGTGCCGCGACCCTCGCCTAAGCTCACCAGGGTGAGTAGTCATCCCAACGTGCAGAAGGTCGCCGACGCGCTCCGGGCCGCCGGCGCCACCGGCGAGATCGTGATCCTGGACGAGGCCGTGCCGACCGCCGCCGCGGCGGCGGCCGAACTCGGCTGCGAGGTCGGCGCGATCGCCAACAGCCTGATCTTCGACGGCGACGGCAGCCCCGTCCTGATCCTCACCTCCGGCGCGCACCGCGTGGACACCGCGAAGGTCGCCGCCGAGCTCGGCATCGGCAAGCTCAAGCGGGCCACCCCGGAGTTCGTCAAGGAGCACACCGGTCAGGCGATCGGCGGCGTCGCCCCGGTCGGGCACCCGGGCCGGGTCCCGACGTACGTCGACAGCGCGCTCGAGCAGTACGACGTCGTCTGGGCCGCCGCGGGCATCCCGCACTCGGTGTTCCCCACGACGTACGGCGAACTCCTGAAGCTCACCGAGGGCACCCCGGTCACCGTCAACTGAGCAGCGCGGGAATCGCGGTCCGCACGAACCGCCGCGCCAGCCCCGCGCGCGTGTGCCGCCACCACGGCCCGGTCTTGACCTCGTCCGGGCCGTACCGGCGGCGCCGGATGTCCTCGACCACGTCCGCCGGCGCGCCGAGCCGTGGCAGGACGTCGAACGCGGCGCGCTTGGTGATCAGGTCGCCCGTGGCCAGCGTCACGTGCGCGCGAGCGGTCGTGAGCAGCCCGAGGTCGACCCAGATGTCGTGGTACCACGGCTCGCGCTTCTGCGCGGCCGGCAGCCAGAAGTCCCGCAGGTCCCGGCGGATGAAGGCGAACAGCTCGTCGTCGCTGACCGCCGGCAGCAGCTCGGCGGGTGCCGGGCCGTGGAGCGTTCGGTTGCCGATGACAAGCTCCCGGCGGGTCACCGGCGTCACCGGTCGTTCGAAGTACCGGCCCTGCGCGAACGTCGGATGCGGAGCCGACAGCTCCGCCAGCTGCGACGTCAGCATGTACGAGCAGTGCAGCTTGTCCGCCAACGGGTCCTTGCTGATCAGCTCCCGATGTACGTCGGCCACGGCCGCGGGCGCCGGCGACGAGACGACAGCGATGACGTCGAGGTCGCTGCGCCCCAACTGGTAGTCCCCCAATGCCAGTGAGCCGTGTAGCCACACCGCCTCGACGGCAGCGACCGAGCGTACGGACGTGACGAAGCCGCCCAGCAAAGACTGGACGGCTTCGTCGATCACGCCGACAGACTAGACCGCCGGTCGAACGTCCACATCGGCGGCCCGGACGTACGCCATCCGGTGGCCGAACCAGATCTGGTAGTACTTGTCCTTCCCGAGCACCTGCACGTGGTCGGCCGGCGGCTGCCCGTCGAACGTCACGGCCCGGTAGTAGTCGGTCTCGATGTCCAGGTCACCGACCGGGTACGCCTGCCCCTCGCCGATCGAGTACTGCAGCGGAGTCACCGTCTGGTACGGAATCCCCGCCGGGTACGCCGACTGCTCCGGATAGGCCCGCCCGTACACCGGCACCGACGTCTTCCCCGCCTTCGGCTTCACGACCAGCCCCGGCTTGGCGAACGCGTCCGGCGCCGACGCCGGGCTCTTGAACCAGCCCTTCGCGCCCAGGTACCAGACCGCGACCCAGTCGCCCTGGCGTTCGGCGACGACGTACTTCGCACCGGCGGCCGCGCGGGCCCCGATGTCGGACACCACGGTGGTGCTGTCGGAGCCGTCCGGGTGCAGGCCGAGGTCCTTGACCAGCGGCGCGTTGTCGTTCGGCGCCTGCCGCAGGTACACGAAGTTGGTGCCCTGCGGTGTGCAGGTGGTCCCGGCGCCGGTGCAGTTGGTGAGGACCTGGACGTTGTCGCCGAAGCCCGGTTTGATCGTGACGATCGAGCCCTCGCGCACCGGGAACACCGACTGGCCCCAGATCGGAGCGCCGATCAGCTCCATGTAGTGCTCCCAGTCCCAGTACGGTCCCGGGTCCCAGTGCATGCCGCGGACGTTGGCGGGAATCGTCCCCGGAATCTGGTCGTGGCCGATGATGTGCGCGCGGTCGAGCGGGATGTTGTTCTTCACGGCCAGGTAGCGCACCAGCTTGGCCGAGTTGCGGTAGAGCGACTCGGTGTACCAGGTGGCGCCCTGCGCCGCGAAGCCCTCGTGCTCGATGCCGATGCTGTGCATGTTCACGTACCAGTTGCCGGCGTGCCAGGCGACGTCCTTGGCCTTCACGTGCTGCCAGGTGTGGCCGTCCGACGAGCGCATCGTGTACTGCCAGCTCACGTACGTCGGGTCCTGGACGAGGTTCAGCACGCCCCGCCAGCCGCCCTCGGTGTCGTGGACGATGATGTAGTCGATGTCGCCGGTCTTCGGCCGGTCGGCCTTGTCGTGGTTGCCGTAGTCGCCGCCACCCAGGTCCTGGTACGGCGCCGGCAGCCACTCGCAGCCGAGCGACGGCGGGCACTCCACGTCCGACGTCGCGGCCTTCACACCGTCCGGAAGCGACAGCTTCGCGAGCTGCGACTTGTCCGGCGTCACCGCGAGCGCCGGCATCACGATCTGCTGGCCCGTGTTCGTCGTCCGCGCGGCGCCGCGCGCCAGGATCGCGTAGACGTCGTCGGCGAACCCGGCCGCGCCGGCCTTG containing:
- a CDS encoding DUF480 domain-containing protein, with amino-acid sequence MSGLPVLDVEEQRVLGSLLEKQATVPASYPLTANALRTACNQTSNRDPVVDYDQGTVERVARGLRDRELLRIVWADTGRRTLKYHQILDEKLELADDERALITVLLLRGAQAPGELRTRTERLHKFDDRTDVEECLRRMAARPEPLVRELERRAGQHDRRWIHLLGPIPEAEAAAAVESVDRDTVIADGIEARDARVRTAYDSVATTYADQLLDELDELPFERWLLDRVVAHANGRPIVEVGSGPGHVTAYLADRDADVTGLDVSPEMVAEGRRRFPHLRFEIGDLRRLGRPPASSGWSAVLAWYSLIHLAASELPDAIAALTRPLDPGGWLVLALHAGEEVRHTDNLLGHEVDLDYVLHDPTQIATLVEAAGLTNPEWYLRNPIPTRSETTHRLYLIARTPS
- a CDS encoding SAV_6107 family HEPN domain-containing protein; protein product: MTVSPVSPAAAGAASRELSRARAALAEAIETTDHLIRYSSAHVAALRVAAAVLAVRARPVRSGSRRRVQRNAWVLLSEVAPEFGEWATFFAAGASQRAAAEAGLERAVTTREADDLVRAVETFYTQVEASLRLSTTPVLTATTDPQSVLTQSWMQAS
- a CDS encoding DUF6504 family protein, with amino-acid sequence MWEFDDAVEVHSVSVDGVQTPDQFLWRGRLWRVRSVTSHWTETAAWWERGVIGTGHTHDPRATHRHADPSEANRTVLAADARTDVRTDAHAERRVAVDSLARIDAATVAEVCSAARGPRPTRSNRAGVAAAANPRSRPAATLPSLSHATPAAVGVLDAEWGPERAVFRVEAGCGRYGRQEMFDLAHDPASGRWQLERVTDR
- a CDS encoding DM13 domain-containing protein, with product MRKRTAGIAAAAVAVVVAAVALPLFQPWRLFTDKVVDEALPGTAPISTTSSSTTPPTISVERPTAPAARTTPTTTPTTTATATPKATGPKVLLSGTLITHEHTTSGKVAVLALPDGSRILRIENLDTSDGPDLKVWLTDAKVVAGKAGWHVFDDGSYHNLGDLKGNHGNQNYKIPDSVKLENFRSVSIWCDRFNVSFGAATLA
- a CDS encoding YbaK/EbsC family protein is translated as MSSHPNVQKVADALRAAGATGEIVILDEAVPTAAAAAAELGCEVGAIANSLIFDGDGSPVLILTSGAHRVDTAKVAAELGIGKLKRATPEFVKEHTGQAIGGVAPVGHPGRVPTYVDSALEQYDVVWAAAGIPHSVFPTTYGELLKLTEGTPVTVN
- a CDS encoding N-acetylmuramoyl-L-alanine amidase, coding for MLRRPKILAALAAVALPVALTGVSSEDPPAVASSTPSASAAASAFSAAAAQYGVPKAVLLAVSYAESRWDDHAGAQSTSGGYGPMHLTAPGAAKAADLSDKQKVARADSLRTLYKAAELTGLDPVALRKDTTANIHGGAALLASYQKSLGLPVGADTSPAQWYGAVASYAEAGDKAGAAGFADDVYAILARGAARTTNTGQQIVMPALAVTPDKSQLAKLSLPDGVKAATSDVECPPSLGCEWLPAPYQDLGGGDYGNHDKADRPKTGDIDYIIVHDTEGGWRGVLNLVQDPTYVSWQYTMRSSDGHTWQHVKAKDVAWHAGNWYVNMHSIGIEHEGFAAQGATWYTESLYRNSAKLVRYLAVKNNIPLDRAHIIGHDQIPGTIPANVRGMHWDPGPYWDWEHYMELIGAPIWGQSVFPVREGSIVTIKPGFGDNVQVLTNCTGAGTTCTPQGTNFVYLRQAPNDNAPLVKDLGLHPDGSDSTTVVSDIGARAAAGAKYVVAERQGDWVAVWYLGAKGWFKSPASAPDAFAKPGLVVKPKAGKTSVPVYGRAYPEQSAYPAGIPYQTVTPLQYSIGEGQAYPVGDLDIETDYYRAVTFDGQPPADHVQVLGKDKYYQIWFGHRMAYVRAADVDVRPAV